ttagattttatagcaattttaattattttgtaacgGTTATTTGTATTCAAGATATGTATACAAAACATTCTAAGATACCCGTTCAATATGTATTCATCAGTTGAATAAATAATATGTTGACTATCCAATTTACTATCATTTTAGCTTTGGACTTTTGGTCTCACCTCTTTGACACAGTCTTAACTTTTTCATGCGCCATACAAAAGGGCTATAGCTCCTTCGCTTCTTCAGTATTTGAGAAAACTCGAGATCGCATGATACCATCTCAAGAATTCGAATATTTTCTTATGACCACTTGTGCAATAAAGGTAATCTACGTGGTTCCGTTTTACCCTTATCGCATGGAATTCGAATATATTACGATGTCAATAATCAAACCAAATTGGGCTTTATCCCCAGCGAATAAGGTTTATGTTAAGTCAAGGTCATGGCAAAGAAGAtagatagtttttatttttcttcttcaaatgatCATATTAATGGTGGCCCAAATTTGATCTCAAGAGTCGTTATTCtatcaggaaaaaaaaagaaaaagaatacaaGGTTATCATCATTTTCAATGTTTACCGACACACACTTATGTATGTAATATGCATATCACATCTAATTTCTCCGCAATTGGCCCGTGCTATTCTATATCCTCTATGTAACAATAGCTAAAGAAGTTCATATGGCAGAATCCAGTTCTTTTACGAGGTTGAACAATCACTTCCACAAAATTTTGTCGATGGATAATTAAGAATTAAATGATGGTTTTAcccaaattaaaagaaaaatattttctgtaaaACTTGATGATAGTGTTACAAAATGCATATAATAATTTTGCTCAGCTTGCAGCAAATTGTTCACTTCTAACTACCTAGATACCAATCAGTCATGTCTAACATTTTTGTGGCAAATGAGAGATTATTTTGTAACTGTCGCATAGGTCGATATATGAAATTACAAGAAAGAGGTTATGATATCTTCACGTGAATCTAactttatttacatttatatttacttcataaatgaaaattaattttaatgtttGCGGAAATGAAGCGCTTAATTATATAAAGTCCGTGCGCATGTTTAATTATGTTGTCATATATATGAACGTAtataacaacatatatatatatatatatatatatgttgttaaaaaaaatatatatatacatatatatatatcaaatgtaATGCCTGAATAAAATATTTGCGAAAACCAGAGATAGTGTGATATTACTACTTgttaagaatattttatttttgcgtGGCCGGTTGAGAGAAAAAAAGTAAActacaatataattttttaaaattaatactctaaaaattaatatacactaaaattatttataaaataatataatttttttgtcctaaattgaatttttgattcaattagtatatcgataaattaatatctatataaattaataaaaaagattATAGTTCTGGTGTAGTCCCaacttattaatttatagaggtttgaATGTAGTTTAGTTTTAGCCTTATCGTCATGCAAGAAATCGAATCTTACGATGTCACGAATCAAACAGAATTGAGCTTTATTCCCGATTCGGCGAACAAAATTATTGGAAAGTCAAGCTTGTGGCCAAGAAGAATAGTGAAGCAATCACgtgttatattaaaaaaaaaaatccaaatcaaaATTGAAGGtcacaatttttctttttgttcttagaAATATTAATAGTGGCCCAATGCTGATCTCAGGAGTCGTTATTCTTGTATCACCGATACAAGGTTATATCATCATTTTCAATGTACGTGATTCACGAAACGACATATGCATATATGTACGTTATATGCTAAATCGCATCTAATCCAGCCACTTGTCCGTACTGTCCTAGAAGATAGAATATATAAGTAACAACCCAGCGGGCAGAATCCAATTCTTCACATAGTTTGTTGTTTGGTAGGAACGTCATTTTTAGTAATGAGGTTCAACGATCACTGCGAGCGACAATTTAGTAGAtggatggtgaaaaatttaatgACAGATTCGtcgcaataaaaaaaaaattacttgatGATAGATTTGTTATAAGATCAGTATTACAAATTTACACAACTTGCAGAAATTTTTTCACTTGTCAATAGCTAATAACAACTAGGCCTAAATCATTTACTGACAAACAGTTGCACGTTAATTAGTGTCGTTCGAGTAAGTTAAAGCTCGAGATTCCATACGAATGAAAACAGATAAATAAGTTCTATACttaaatatgatgaaaatgtcTTATATGCAAACAAATGATTTTGCACTTTAGTATGTTATGTGCTACGTGCCAtctaccatttttttttgtgtgcaacCCGTGCCATCTACCATATGATGCTATCTTCCATCGTTGACAGAATATATTGAAAGACTACTAATTACATGCAAAACAACTAGACAGTAgatatatatctatgtatatatGTTAAGTACTGCAGTTTTATTGTAAAAATAATGGTATTACATTACTCTTTTAAATTGTTATCTTTctgttagattcgggtttaattatgagcttccaacttaaaactaattaatgatTAGTGAATTGGCActattcttttttatatattatttaatatccTTTAGAACTTCCGATGTGGGATATATATCCCTAATACTCTTTCTCGAGATGATGACTCTTATCGGCCAGAAATCTCGGAACTTTAGGATATTTATATTCGGTCGAACGAGTTTAACAAAACTTTTATATCCGGTTGGAAGGGTTAATCACGATCTTTATACCCGGTCGGAAggattaattttaattagaaattTAGGATATTTAGGATTTggactctgataccatgttagattagggtttaattataggcttccaacttaaaactaattggtgattagtggattggcactatccctttatatattacttaatgtcccttAGAATTCTCGATGTGAGATATATATCCCTAATAATCCCCAAGAAGTGATACTGGATCAACTCTGTCACATCTACTCCAAAAACTGTATATCTTTTAGATTATTAGGTCTGTGATATATAAACCAACTAAATTATTCTGATGTgttaaaaatagtaaatatacaatttaggAGTTTAATAGAAGTAGATTCGAGTGCAAATACAGCCGCTATTTTTCTCTTTAGGTTATTCTCTAGCAAAGAATCTAACTTGATAAAAAGcccttttgtcaaaaaaaaagaaagaatctaaCTTGATATTTCTTACAAAAAGAATCTAACTTGATATCAAACAAAGGTAGCTTTATTGATCGTTATTATAAACCAAAACTCCAACTTGATTAAAGTATACTCGTCTTTATTTAAATTAacttaaaagtatatacattaatacaatattatttgcatataaaatattttatctcCAATTTTTTAGATTAGGATGTACTGGAGCATGTTATACACATGTATCCTCGATTCCTTTTCACCCCAATAAAATGTAGTTACTTTCGTTCCACATGGACTGTGTATACATCGCGTATATGCAATtataaaaagtataaaaatacaaacatgGAAAAGTTAATATCCATGGTTattgattttattataaaatatgccCACTGTTTACAAAATTGGTACTCGCATAATCTATGTTTTCAAAACATAGATAGACGAATAATTAACTCAAGCACACATTTATGTACGTATGAGTTTTCGTTTTGTCCACTAAACTTAGTTTCATCATTACATTATTAAAGCCATAATGCACCAGCGCGCTTAAGCATTGGAACAAGAGAGCGATTAAGGTGAAGGCTCATAACTTGATTGGCTCCACCAACGAGCTGCCCTCCAATGAACACCACCGGAACAGTCGGGCTGCAGCCAAGGTGAGCTAATGCTTGCTCTATTTCCTTTCCTCTGTTGATCTCGTCCAGCTCATAGATCGTTGGGTTCACGCCAAAGTCTATGAAGAGAGTCTTGATTGTGTGAGACATGCAGCACGAGTTCTTGCTAAAGATCACTACTGACTTCTCGGAGATCATCTTTTGTAGCTTATCCATTGGTGTTGTAATGTGAATGTTGTTCGAGAAGAAACTCGGGAGGTAGAAAATAGTGCTGTTTTGATTGAAATAGGAGCTTACGGACGAAAATTGAATAGCCAGAGAAGTTATAGATAGAATGTGATATAGTTGGGTGAAGACGAGAGGTGACTTTGAGTTTGTGTTTGATGTAGTGAATGGTCTATAAGGGTCCTCTATATATAGCTTTCATAATACGAGTTTAAACTGATTACGCCTTTTCCGAGGAGAAACAACTATAGCACAAGTAAAGTAGCCAGAAAGATACTGAAagataaaagtattaaaaattgAGACAGTGGACGATGTTCGAAAGTATTATAGAGTTTCATTATCTTGCCTTTTTGCCTCTTGCAGCTAAAGAATAAAAAGTGCAACTATCAACTAATTGGGTAAAACGTACATATAATAATAACTCTTAGATCAGATGTGACTGAGGAATATTTGATACGGACGAACAATGTCACGTCTTTGATGCCTTATTTTCAGTGTCAAATGACACATTTATCCcataattacatttttatttttcatgtaaaaGAAATCCATTTCATTTCCTTATATTACATGAATATGTAcgttttgttttcttaaatgAAGAACCTACATATATGAGGATTACCCTAACAAGTGAAATTGCACCTATTAAATTTATACTAGTTTTGATGTTACAttattcacaattttttttttttgctaagatattcacaatttttttttaatttcaaaagaaaCATATTGACAATGGGATTGGACACCCGAGATGAAGTCAATAATTTATACAAGTTATATGATAAAATTTACCGgtgaaaaatatgacaaaagCTGCATAAGCGTCCTTTGCGATGACTCGAGATCGTATGGTATATCTCCAGAATAATCTTAttcttgttctttttttgtGTTTGGTGATTTACGTGGCTTCTTCACTGACATTCAAATGGTTCTTTCTTTTCCATGAAATTTCATCATAAATCAGTTTGGGAATAAAGCAAAACAATTTATGATTCTTGACATCGCAGAGATTCGAAATCACTTCTCCAGGATAAGACTCATCAACGgagcaaaaaaacaaattctttatatatatatatatatatatatatgttttctctgTTTGTTGATGTACCAAAGGTGGCCGAACTGTGATCCGGAGAGTCGTTCTAATTATATTCATAAGGATAGGAGCTTCGCCGCTTATACATTGAACTCTATTATCCAAGTCCAAAATATCTCTGTATGAAATTACAAGGAAAAGGTTATGATATCTTCAcgtaaaaaaaggaaaaaatatcaaGATAACTTTATTCACATTTATATTTACTTcataaatgaaaattaatttaatgtctGCGGAAATGAAGCGCTTAATGATATAAAGCCCGTGTACATTTTTAATTAATGCTGTCATATAAACGTATAcaacaacacacacacatatatataaagtgtacatgtctaaataaaatatttacaaaaaccAGAGATCGTGTGATATTATTTACACCAAAAAGTTAGAATTCGTTTTTTACAAAATGGTTTTAGACCATTTTTCGGTAAGTTTCCGGATGAATATGTTCGTCGAATGTTTGATACTATATAGTAATGTATTTGTATGTTAAAAATCGTTGTTGTTTGAATGAAAAATAGAGACCGAAAATGTGTGAGTTACAAAGCttgtaaaactttaaatttggtTAAATGTTAAATCTAGCAAATATGACACATTAGGAGGGTTGTATTTAACTTTAAGAGTTTTAgttgatttgtattaaaatgacaaattcaatgttattcaaacataaattttaaaaacttatataaaatccATTTTTATTAACCTTGATATTTTATAAAGCACACTGAAATTCACtattattgaaaataattttaagttgtagaattttaagtttaatttgattttagaatattttggTGGAGTctcttagtttaaaaaaaaaatagatatcaaatctcatagttttaggtgatattctagagggatttaacaaaaattataaatttcaagtCACTAACTCTCGTCAATCACATATTCATCCTAATAATCTATGTTGCATGTAAACTCGGTTGAAGGTTTCGGAAACGTTTCAAAATCAGAATCTCTCGGAAACTTGCAGAAACGCATTGGAAACTCGTTTCTTAAAAATCTCAGTTTGAAAACTTAGTGGAAACTTGCGTTTTTATTTTGGATACTCGCGTTTCTATTCTAGAAACGCCAGAACTTTCCAATTGGTTATTAATTgttgttatgatttttattttagttaaactatttaatatttaagtattggatttttgttattttgaaaattttatatggTTCTGATGTTTAATGacaacttattttattttcgtatgaTTAAACAGAATGactatttgtttatttgtattcTAAGATAtactaaacataataaaaatgaatgcaAATATTAAtcagttacatatatatatatatatatatatatgtttatatatttatagacgTTTCTAAAACGTttccaaagcaaaaaaaatcaaaaatcatgtTTCCACGTTTCGACACGTTTCGTTTCCGCGTATTCGTTTTCGTTTCCATGCAACCTAGCTAATAATAATGATGGGACTAATGGTGAAAGATTTGGCGTTTTCATCAAAGGCCATAAAAGGCACGCCTTTCTCATTTGACCAAATGAAGAAAAGCTCTCCCATGttgaataattatttgtttttgacTCCGAACGTGCAACCCAAAAATAGGTTTGACAAATTTTGTTCTTCGGTGATGAAAGTTATAAATGTATGCAGTTGTATTCTGGGAATCTGAATGTTATAAAACCGTTATACTATAGagagtttaaaaattaaaaaaaaaagatttattatatCGATTCCGcaattttttatcatttcttCTATGCAATTTTTCTTTATCATTTTGTTGGTATtgtaattttgatttatgtttttattattattacaaaTATCAGTTGTTTTATTGTAGTAAAATAAGATTCTTacaaacaatattttgtttttgcgtGGCCAGGTGAGAGAAAAAGGTGCGTCGGAGTATAAGTTTTAGTTTTAGCCTTATCGTCATTCAAGAAATCGAATCTTACGATGTCACGAATCAAACAAAATTGAGCTTTATTCCCAATTTGGCGAACAAAATTCTTGGAAAATCAAGCTTGTGGCCAAGAAGAACAGTGAAGCAATCACGTGGTAtattccaaaaaataaaatccaGATCAAAAATTGAAAGTCACAAATTTGCTTTTTGTTCTTAGAGGTATTAATAATGGCCCAATGTTGATCTCAGGGGTCGTTATTCTTATATCCCCGATACAAGGTTGAAGGTTATATCATCATTTTCAATGTACGTGGTTCACGTACCGATATATGCATATGTACGTTATATGCTAAATCGCATCTAATCCCGCCACTTGCCCGTACTGTCCAAGAGGCTAGAACATAGATTATATATGTAACAGTCCAACGGAGTTCCTTATATGGTAGAATCCAATTATTCACACAGTTTGTTGGTTAATGGTCAGAACGTCATTTTAATAATAAGGTTGAATGATCACTGGGACATTTTAGTTGAaggatggtgaaaaatttaatgacacgatatttgaaaaaaatatattttactaagaTCAGTATTACAAATTTACACAACTTGCAAAGAAATCATGTTCATTTGTCAATAGCTATTAACAACTACGCCTAAAGTATTTAGTGActatcagttacaaaaaaaaaaaggtatttaGTGACTAACAGTTGCACGCGCGTTAATTAGTGTAATTCGTAATACCTTTTCTTTGGTTATACTCAGCTCTGGGAGACGATATATTAACTAAGggaatgctttttttttttttttgtaacactactTTCATTAGAATTTAAACTCGCGGGTTCATGGATGAAGCTACAAAGGATGCGTTCGACAAGGCCTGCTTTGCCAAGGCATCAGCAGCCTTGTTTTCAGAACGTGGGATCCAAACAAAAGACACATAATCAAAAGCGACAACAAGGTTTAAGATGTCGGCAATGATGCCATAGATCTCTGAGATGGGGGTTTCCTCATTCAAGGCTCGGATGAGCTGTAGAGAGTCAGACTCGCACTTCACGGCCCGGAGTCCCTTGGCGATGCAGTAGAACAGAGCTTCTCGAAGTGCCAGTCCCTCCGCGATTAGGGGAGAGCTGACGTAGAAGCAGTGAGACATGAGCGAGCTAGCCTGGTGTCCCTCAGTCACCATCCAACCCAGACCTGCTAGATGTAAGTCCGAACGCCATGCCGCATCCGACTGAAGGCAAGCGTAGTGTGCTGTATCTAGAGGCCGCTGTGGTGGGGGGTTATTCCTTATTATTGGCTCATTTCCCTGCTCTCGGAGCCACTCTTGAGCTGCAGCGGTTGCCTTTGTGATCACTTCCTCCGGGGTGGTGCCCTTGTTGTTGAAAATACGATCGTTCCTAGCCAGCCATAAAGCCCATAGAATCCAAGGCGCGAGAGGACCGAGGGAGATTCCCACTAAGGGAATGCTTTTATATGATGAAAATTATgtatgcaaactaaatgattttgcACTATAGAATGTTATGTGCTGCGTGCCATCTACCATGTGATGTTATTTTCCATAGTtgacaaaatattttgaaaaactacTAGGTACATGTAAAACATCTGGACAGTACTAGAAATGTATATTTTGAAGTACTGTTTTATTGTATAAAAGATGGCATCACATTGCTCTTTTAAATTGTTATCTACCCCCAAGAACTGATACTGGATCAAGTCTGTCACATCTACTTCAAAAACTtacaccaaaataaaaaatctaccCCAAAaactatcactacaagaaaacacatcgTTAATGACGGTCAAAAACGTCCCTTTTATGTCGTTAACCATGATTTGAGTCGCATTTATAACATCCTAATAAATGTCCTTAATCGCGTGTCGTAAATTTTTTATGTCGTTAAAATGTCGTTAATTAGTGACAGATTTCTATGCGTGTTTCTTTTGTCCTTATATAGCGACAACCTGTCGTCACTAATATACCACTTATTTACGACATTTGTTTCTGATGCTAAGTAACAACGTACCCATATGTTGCTAATTAGCTTCACTTTCTAAATGTCAATAATTAACGATGCAATGCCTAAATgtggtattttaaaaattttgttttaaattatgtaacTAAAAACTTTCAGATTAAACCAGTTTACAGAAATGGAATTGGtttgcaaaataaataattaaaattagtttataaataaaatctgGTTTACAATTAAATTTGGTTAACAAACTAAACCGGTTTAAACATGAAATGGATTACAATACAAAcctaaacctaaaaaaaaaaagtaatcttCATGCGACTTCGTTGTCTTGCGCCGTCAAGGTATGCCTGGGACTGAAGTGTCGTCATTTTGCTCTGGTCGCTTCAAGACCGTCTCGCTTGGCGGGATTCCCAGCCTGAGGGGATTGAATCTCGATTGATAGCTAGAGATGGAACCAGAGAGTGAGCGGCGATAGAAGCTGTGAGCGGTGGAGATAGGAGGAAGTCGTGAGTGATGAGCGGTGGAGGAAGAAGAGCCGTGAGCGGTGAATCTAAAAGGATGAGGTGAGCAGTAGAGATAAGAGGATGAGGTGAACGGTGGAGATAGGAGAGCCATGAGCAGTGGAGATAGGAGTAAGAATATGGAGATGAGGTGAATgagtaagaaataaaatattatcgaAGTGTGGAAGGAGGAGAGAATATGAGATAGAAGAAGCTcaatgtgacaaaaaaaaaaagaagaagctcaaTGTGAAGAAACTGAAAACAAATCTGAAGGAGAGAGGAGAAGGGATAGGAGAAATATGAACCATTAGATTAAAAACTAATCAGGGGTGTAGATAGCAATCCTTGCAAAAAGATATTGGCCAATAAGAAATAAGAAACTTTTAAAGATTCAGAAATAATTGTAATTTTATTGCTGGTTAAATGTCGTTAATATGTCGTTTTAAAAACCCCAAATAACTGTAACTCATTTTTTAAGATTCACATAAAGAAAAGTTTACATCTTGCACACACTAATATTTCATTGTAAAGTTCGTATGCAATATCTTTTACACCAAGTTGTTGCTAATAATCGTAAAAATAAACGTAATCATATTTCGTATAAGTCTTATAGAAATCTTGGAATAGCTAgtgatatttgattttttcaatGAAGGAAAAAGGTAATAATATTGGATATATAATAGTAGgctataatataataacaaataGTAAACATAGTATACCATGAATTTTAGATTTGGAGGTTTAAGACAAACATTTGTGGTTTAGGGATTGAAATTATCGTTACTATGTCGCTAATTACTAATGAACTAACGACGGAATACCATAATTATCGTTAACCGGACGCTAACAGGCGtcatataaatatgttgttACTTGTTAGTGATAGTCGTGTGCGTTTTGACTGAAATTAACGACGAATAGTTTACGACATGGTCTTCATGTCATTAATATGTCGTTAAATTACGACAGTGTAATGACGTATACTATAGCCATGCTTTAGTGATGGTTTAGCGACATAAGGTTTACTGCCGACATTATAGTGTAGTTAAAATGTCATTAAAAACCGACATTTGTGTATGTCGTTAATTACCGACGTATTAACGACGTATGTATATCTTTGTCGTTCATGTGTCATTAAGATGTCACTAATTTACGACTGTATGTTGATGTCATTAATTTTCGTCCTTAATGgactgttttcttgtagtgtatattCTTAAATTGTTAGGATTGTGATATAAAAACCAACTAAATTATTCtgattaataaaatagtaaatatatacaGTTTAGTAATTTAACTAGAAGTAGATTCTAGTGCAAATACAGCCgctatttctctctttaggtTATTCTCTAGCAAAGAATCTAACTTGATATGATGACAAACATGGGCAGCTTTTATTGATCGTTCTTATTATAAACCAAAACTCCAACTTGATTAAAGTATACTCGtcatcatttaaattaactTAAAGGTATATGGAAGAATACAATCCTTTTtgcttataaaatattttatctccatttttagATTAGTATGTCCTCGAGCATGTCGTTCATATGTATCCGCGATTCCTTTTCACCCAAATAAAATGTACTTATTAATTTTCCAGTCCTCAACTCCTCATGAACTATGTATACATCGCatatatgaaattataaaaagtataaaaatataaacatggAAAAGTTAATATCCATGGtaaatgattttattataaaataaacccaCAGATTACAAAATTGGTACTCGCATAATCTATCTTTTCAAAACATAGATAGACGTATCAATAACTCATATACACATTTATGTAATGTATgtatgtatttttgttttgtccACTAAACCTAGTTTCATCATtactaggggtgggcgttcgggtacccgttcgggttcggatcgggtatttcggattttcgggtatttcggtatagaggtctagaacccgttcgggtatttatgtacttcgggtcgggttcggttatttttagttcggattcggttatttcggatcgggttcggatatttagattttgaaaaaaaaaattaaaattttcatttctcaagtttgttgtatttaaaaatagaactttcagttaactaatttttttatttttaatagattgaatggttaatatatttggacataacattttaaaactaaaaaggcattactttagttatttttttaattttggatgtaactttttgcttatttttgaaataaaaaacttgacatgcattttaagtgagtagcaaatcattttttccgtaattgtatgtatatcatatgaacttaaagtatatgtagtatcaatataaatattttttataaaatgagagatataaactagaaatataaggttaattatacatatgttcggttatcttcggatatccattcgggttcggatattatccgttcgggttcgggtatccaatctctccttattcaatacccattcgggtattttgctacttcggttcggatttcggttcgggttttttggatcggattcggatgccacttcggatatcgggtaaagtgcccacccctaatcaTTACATTATTAAAGCCATAACGCACCAGCGCGCTTAAGCATGGGAACAAGAGAGCGATTAAGGTGAAGGCTCATGACTTGATTGGCTCCACCAACGAGCTGCCCTCCTATGTACACCACCGGTACAGCTGGGCTGCAGCCAAGCTGAGCCAATGCTTGTTCTATCTCGTGTCCTCTGCTGATCTCGTCGAGCTCATAGATCGTTGGGTTCACGCCAAAGTCTATGAAGAGAGTCTTAATTGTGTGAGACATGCAGCACGAGTTCTTGCTAAAGATCACTACTGACTTCTCGGAGATCATCTTCTGTAGCTTATCCATTGGTGTTGTAATGATAATGTTTGTTCGAGAAGAAACTCGAGAGGTAGAAAATAGTTGTGTTCTGATTGAAATGAGAGGTTACGGATGAAAATTGAATAGCCAGAGAACTTATAGAAAGAATGTGAACTAGCTGGGTTCAGATGAGAGCCAGGTGACTTTGAGTTTATGTGTTTCATGTAGTGAATGGTCTATAAGGATCCTCTATTTATAGCTTTCATGTTACGAGTTTAAACTTATGAAGCCTTTTTCGAGGACAAACAACTTTAGCACTAGTAAAGTAGCCAGAAAGATAATGAAAGAtaaaagaaacagaaacaatgAAAATTGAGATAGTGGACGATGTTCGAAAGTATTATAGAGTTTCATTCCTCTTGCCTTTGTGCCTCTTGCAGCTAGAGAATAAAAAGTGCAACTATCAACTAATTGGGTAAAACGTACAGATAATAAAATCTCTTAGATCAGATGTGACTGTGAGGAATATTTGATACGGACGAACAATGTCATGTCTTTGATGCCTTATTTtcagtgtcttttttttttacgtcgaacggccattctattactcaagcttgaggtggtctgggtaaccagaccggaatagaacaaccaataaaaagtaaTTCTCTTCGAAATGTCttagcagtcttagctaaaaagtcCGAAAACTGATTGCAGTCTTAGCACTAGTAAAGTAGCCTTATTTTCAGTGTCAAAAGACACATTTATTCCATAATTACATTATTATTTTCCATGTAAAAAAATACATTGCATTTCCTTATATTATATGAATATGTAcgttttgttttcttaaataaGGAACCTATATGAGGAATACCCTAACAACTGAAATTGCACCTATTCAATTTATACTAGTTTTTATGTTACATTATTcactattttgtaataatttctAAAGAAA
The Brassica napus cultivar Da-Ae chromosome A1, Da-Ae, whole genome shotgun sequence DNA segment above includes these coding regions:
- the LOC106355411 gene encoding uncharacterized protein LOC106355411 gives rise to the protein MALLSPPFTSSSYLYCSPHPFRFTAHGSSSSTAHHSRLPPISTAHSFYRRSLSGSISSYQSRFNPLRLGIPPSETVLKRPEQNDDTSVPVGISLGPLAPWILWALWLARNDRIFNNKGTTPEEVITKATAAAQEWLREQGNEPIIRNNPPPQRPLDTAHYACLQSDAAWRSDLHLAGLGWMVTEGHQASSLMSHCFYVSSPLIAEGLALREALFYCIAKGLRAVKCESDSLQLIRALNEETPISEIYGIIADILNLVVAFDYVSFVWIPRSENKAADALAKQALSNASFVASSMNPRV
- the LOC106356596 gene encoding monothiol glutaredoxin-S4; translation: MDKLQKMISEKSVVIFSKNSCCMSHTIKTLFIDFGVNPTIYELDEINRGKEIEQALAHLGCSPTVPVVFIGGQLVGGANQVMSLHLNRSLVPMLKRAGALWL
- the LOC106356597 gene encoding monothiol glutaredoxin-S4-like; the protein is MDKLQKMISEKSVVIFSKNSCCMSHTIKTLFIDFGVNPTIYELDEISRGHEIEQALAQLGCSPAVPVVYIGGQLVGGANQVMSLHLNRSLVPMLKRAGALWL